In the genome of Campylobacter concisus, one region contains:
- a CDS encoding aspartate ammonia-lyase: MATRKEHDFIGELEISDDFYYGIQTFRATENFHMSGRTLKEYPYFVKAFAQIKKAAALANKEVGVLDPKIADTLAKAADRVIAGEFLDQFVVDMVQGGAGTSTNMNANEVITNIALESMGHKKGEYQYIHPNDHTNLGQSTNDTYPSSIKVATYAKLTDLLAAMNLLKDELDKKAKDFKDIIKMGRTELEDAVPTTLGNTFNAFASYIKSDIEKITAARESMTYLNMGATAIGTGINCHPDYKNVVVKKLKDITGVDFKKADDFIAATQDTADFVHVSGALKTAAVRLSKIANDLRLMNSGPRCGLGEINLPQMQPGSSIMPGKVNPVIAEVVGEACYEVIGNDVTIMLCSERGEFELNAFEPGIAYALFNSIFILENAMKTLAEKAVRKLTANPEACLKSVLGSVGIVTAFNPYIGYEKSASIAKEALQTGKAVGDICLERGYLSKEEIDKILEPKNMLNPSMIR; the protein is encoded by the coding sequence ATGGCAACCAGAAAAGAACACGATTTTATAGGTGAGTTGGAAATCTCTGACGATTTTTATTATGGTATCCAAACATTTAGAGCTACCGAAAATTTTCACATGAGCGGTAGAACATTAAAAGAGTATCCATACTTTGTAAAAGCATTTGCACAAATCAAAAAAGCGGCTGCACTTGCAAATAAAGAGGTTGGCGTTTTAGATCCTAAGATCGCTGATACGCTAGCAAAAGCCGCTGATAGAGTAATAGCAGGTGAGTTTTTAGATCAATTTGTTGTTGATATGGTCCAAGGTGGTGCTGGAACAAGTACAAATATGAATGCAAATGAGGTTATTACAAACATCGCGCTTGAGAGCATGGGTCATAAAAAGGGCGAGTATCAATACATCCATCCAAACGATCATACAAACCTTGGACAAAGTACAAATGACACTTATCCAAGCTCAATAAAAGTAGCAACTTACGCAAAACTTACTGATTTGCTTGCTGCAATGAATCTACTAAAAGACGAACTTGATAAAAAAGCAAAAGATTTTAAAGATATCATTAAAATGGGTAGAACTGAGCTTGAGGACGCAGTTCCTACAACACTTGGAAATACATTTAATGCATTTGCGAGCTACATTAAAAGCGATATCGAAAAGATCACAGCTGCACGCGAATCAATGACATATCTAAACATGGGTGCAACTGCGATTGGTACAGGTATTAACTGCCATCCTGATTATAAAAATGTGGTTGTTAAAAAGTTAAAAGATATCACTGGTGTTGATTTCAAAAAAGCTGATGATTTCATCGCAGCTACACAAGATACAGCAGACTTCGTTCACGTAAGTGGTGCGTTAAAAACTGCAGCTGTTAGACTTTCAAAAATCGCAAACGACCTTCGCTTAATGAACTCAGGTCCAAGATGCGGCCTTGGCGAGATAAATTTACCACAAATGCAACCAGGTAGCTCAATCATGCCAGGCAAAGTAAACCCAGTTATTGCTGAGGTTGTAGGCGAAGCATGCTATGAAGTAATCGGTAACGACGTAACTATCATGCTTTGCAGTGAGAGAGGCGAATTTGAGCTAAATGCATTTGAGCCAGGCATTGCTTATGCGCTATTTAACTCTATATTTATACTTGAAAATGCGATGAAAACACTAGCTGAAAAAGCTGTAAGAAAACTAACAGCAAATCCAGAAGCTTGCTTAAAATCAGTTCTAGGCTCAGTTGGTATCGTAACTGCGTTTAATCCATACATCGGTTACGAAAAATCTGCAAGTATTGCTAAAGAAGCGTTGCAAACTGGTAAAGCAGTTGGTGATATCTGCCTAGAGAGAGGTTATCTAAGCAAAGAAGAGATCGATAAAATTTTAGAGCCAAAAAATATGCTAAATCCAAGCATGATTAGGTAA